In Paludisphaera rhizosphaerae, a single window of DNA contains:
- a CDS encoding type II toxin-antitoxin system RelE/ParE family toxin, whose product MTEVKIHPEAEAEYEHALGWYLDRSSQAAARFEAAFDEAIQAIRSHPEMFPRCDEVHRYVLLRRFPYSLIYRVEGESATIFAVAHSKRRTGYWSGRA is encoded by the coding sequence GTGACTGAGGTGAAGATCCATCCGGAGGCCGAGGCCGAGTACGAGCATGCCCTTGGCTGGTATCTCGATCGGAGCTCCCAGGCGGCGGCGCGATTCGAAGCGGCGTTCGACGAGGCAATCCAGGCGATCCGATCTCATCCGGAGATGTTCCCTCGCTGCGACGAGGTTCATCGGTACGTGCTCTTGAGGCGTTTCCCCTACAGCCTGATCTACCGCGTCGAAGGGGAATCCGCGACGATCTTCGCGGTAGCCCACTCCAAACGACGCACGGGCTACTGGTCGGGACGAGCCTGA
- a CDS encoding addiction module protein, producing the protein MGPATEEVLQAALALPEEERLELVEALLATHAPSHELPFDPVWLDEARRRSAEVESGAVQPETWEVVRERVRRRLEGQSRD; encoded by the coding sequence ATGGGACCCGCGACTGAAGAAGTGCTCCAGGCAGCCTTGGCCTTGCCTGAAGAGGAACGACTGGAACTCGTTGAGGCGTTATTGGCCACTCACGCCCCTTCGCATGAGTTGCCGTTCGACCCCGTATGGCTAGACGAGGCCCGACGGCGCTCGGCCGAGGTCGAGTCGGGCGCGGTTCAACCGGAGACCTGGGAAGTCGTCCGCGAGCGGGTCCGTCGGCGGCTTGAAGGTCAGTCTCGTGACTGA
- the odhB gene encoding 2-oxoglutarate dehydrogenase complex dihydrolipoyllysine-residue succinyltransferase — MSASAVPINVPGVGESISEGILAKWLAADGSAVKAGDPLFELETDKATNVVPAPASGVLKVQAAEGDTVAIGATVGVIDPSGAPAAAKPAAPASDNGPKAEAPAPAAAPAAPAAAEGAQHLSPAVRRVVAEEGVDPSQVEGTGKGGRLTKGDVLAHVESGAAAKAAPAPEAKAPAPAPAPAVSRPAPDKAGRERRERMSGLRQRIAQRLVEAQHTAAILTTFNEVDLTRVMDTRAKYKEAFQKAHGVSLGFMSFFIKATIEALKAFPAVNARIEGNEIVYNNFYNIGVAVSTERGLMVPVVRDADAMSFADIEKAIGHYADKARKGAIAVDDLQGGTFTITNGGVFGSLVSTPILNPPQSAILGMHAIKKRPVVVDDQIVIRPMMYLALSYDHRLIDGREAVSSLVRIKDCLEDPERLLLQI; from the coding sequence ATGTCCGCGTCCGCCGTCCCGATCAACGTCCCCGGAGTCGGTGAGTCGATCTCCGAAGGAATCCTCGCCAAGTGGCTCGCCGCCGACGGTTCTGCCGTCAAGGCCGGCGACCCGCTGTTCGAGCTGGAGACCGACAAGGCGACCAACGTCGTCCCCGCCCCGGCCTCGGGCGTCCTCAAGGTCCAGGCGGCCGAAGGGGACACCGTCGCCATCGGCGCGACCGTCGGCGTCATCGATCCCTCCGGCGCTCCCGCCGCCGCCAAGCCCGCCGCCCCGGCGTCGGACAACGGCCCGAAGGCGGAAGCCCCGGCCCCGGCCGCCGCTCCCGCAGCGCCGGCCGCCGCCGAGGGCGCTCAGCACCTCTCCCCGGCCGTCCGCCGGGTCGTCGCCGAGGAAGGCGTCGATCCGTCGCAGGTCGAGGGGACCGGCAAGGGGGGCCGTCTCACCAAGGGGGACGTCCTCGCCCACGTCGAGTCCGGCGCGGCCGCCAAGGCCGCTCCCGCTCCCGAGGCGAAGGCTCCCGCGCCGGCGCCGGCTCCTGCTGTTTCACGGCCGGCCCCTGACAAGGCGGGTCGTGAGCGCCGCGAGCGCATGAGCGGTCTGCGGCAGCGGATCGCCCAGCGCCTCGTCGAGGCCCAGCACACGGCCGCCATCCTGACGACCTTCAACGAGGTCGACCTGACTCGCGTCATGGACACGCGGGCCAAGTACAAGGAGGCGTTCCAGAAGGCCCACGGGGTTTCCCTGGGCTTCATGTCGTTCTTCATCAAGGCGACGATCGAGGCCCTCAAGGCGTTCCCCGCGGTGAACGCCCGGATCGAGGGGAACGAGATCGTCTACAACAACTTCTACAACATCGGCGTGGCCGTCAGCACCGAGCGCGGGCTGATGGTGCCGGTGGTCCGCGACGCCGACGCGATGTCGTTCGCCGACATCGAGAAGGCCATCGGCCACTACGCCGACAAGGCCCGCAAGGGGGCCATCGCCGTCGACGACCTCCAGGGCGGAACGTTCACCATCACCAATGGCGGCGTCTTCGGCTCGTTGGTCTCCACGCCGATCTTGAACCCTCCCCAGAGCGCGATCCTGGGGATGCACGCGATCAAGAAGCGGCCCGTCGTCGTCGACGACCAGATCGTCATCCGCCCGATGATGTACCTGGCCCTCTCCTACGACCACCGCCTCATCGACGGCCGCGAAGCCGTCAGCTCCCTCGTCCGGATCAAGGACTGCCTCGAAGACCCCGAGCGCCTGCTCCTCCAGATCTGA
- a CDS encoding 2-oxoglutarate dehydrogenase E1 component: protein MTRTSAVSRANLDLVEEYQRRWREDPESVDASWRNFFEGYDLGVSHSGPEAEAFANAPPPAQQVVKAVTRLVDAYREMGHNLADLDPLKLTPRRQTDEQLELGNFGLSETDLDREFYSKLGQNRHGTLREIIGVLRETYCRTIGVEFMHIRDLEIRRWLFERMEPVRNHPQFDIKQKRRIIYKLNEAELFETFLHKNFVGQKRFSLEGGEMLIPLLDGVIERSGSLGVQEIVIGMPHRGRLNVLANILHKPYGLIFSEFEGNMPETVAGDGDVKYHLGFSADHVTADKQTVHLTLTPNPSHLEAVDPVVEGRMRAKQRQAKDAQRKLGIPILIHGDAAFAGQGLVAETLNLSQLPGYRTGGTIHIVVNNQIGFTTAPIDARSTRYCTDVAKMIEAPIFHVNGEDPEAVVFVGELATDFRQQFGRDVVIDMVCYRRHGHNEGDEPGFTQPLMYDNIKNRISVREMYTEQLVTSGELSSKEAETIAETFADKLGQVLAEVKREGVEPRTISPGYSSGPWADLTPNFSFTPIETGVSYDVIKQITAVAAATPPGFTPNHKLVRIFQGRVKTVDERGSLDWAHAEALAFGSLLKEGTPVRLSGQDSRRGTFSQRHAVLIDQLTAQPWIPLNNLGDGQAQFCVYDSFLSEAAVLGFDYGYSLDEPNMLIMWEAQFGDFANGAQVIVDQFIASAESKWGRGSGIVMLLPHGYEGQGPEHSSARLERYLQLCAEENIQVCVPSTPAQYFHMLRRQVRRNFRKPLIVMTPKSLLRRKEAVSPVDQLVVGSFRDVLDDPTQPRAARRLILCSGKVYYDLAAKRAEAGKDKDVAIVRVEQLYPFPAEELKKTLLGYPEVRDWVWAQEESQNMGAWSFIAPRLEELMGFPFQYVGRDASASPATGSKLIHDREQNELVEAAVGAAVPHLVCATPVRALAAAGSREGAR from the coding sequence ATGACACGCACGTCGGCGGTGAGCCGGGCGAACCTGGACCTGGTCGAAGAGTATCAGCGGCGATGGCGCGAAGACCCTGAGTCGGTCGACGCGTCTTGGCGCAACTTCTTCGAGGGATACGACCTCGGCGTTTCCCACTCCGGCCCAGAGGCCGAGGCCTTCGCGAACGCTCCGCCTCCCGCCCAGCAGGTCGTCAAGGCCGTCACCCGGCTGGTCGACGCCTACCGCGAGATGGGCCACAACCTGGCCGACCTCGACCCGCTGAAGCTCACTCCCCGTCGTCAGACCGACGAGCAGCTGGAGCTTGGCAACTTCGGCCTCTCCGAGACCGACCTCGACCGCGAGTTCTACAGCAAGCTGGGGCAGAACCGCCACGGCACCCTGCGCGAGATCATCGGCGTCCTCCGCGAGACGTACTGCCGGACGATCGGCGTCGAGTTCATGCACATCCGCGACCTGGAGATCCGCCGCTGGCTCTTCGAGCGGATGGAGCCGGTCCGGAACCACCCCCAGTTCGACATCAAGCAGAAGCGCCGGATCATCTACAAGCTCAATGAGGCTGAGCTGTTCGAGACGTTCCTGCACAAGAACTTCGTGGGCCAGAAGCGGTTCTCGCTCGAAGGGGGCGAGATGCTGATCCCGCTGCTCGACGGCGTGATCGAGCGGTCCGGGAGCCTGGGCGTCCAGGAAATCGTCATCGGCATGCCCCACCGCGGGCGGCTCAACGTCCTGGCGAACATCCTCCACAAGCCGTACGGCCTGATCTTCAGCGAGTTCGAGGGGAACATGCCCGAGACGGTCGCCGGCGACGGCGACGTCAAGTACCACCTGGGCTTCTCCGCCGACCACGTCACGGCCGACAAGCAGACCGTCCACCTGACGCTGACGCCGAACCCCAGCCACCTCGAAGCCGTCGACCCGGTCGTCGAGGGCCGGATGCGGGCCAAGCAGCGGCAGGCCAAGGACGCCCAGCGCAAGCTCGGCATCCCGATCCTGATCCACGGCGACGCCGCCTTCGCCGGCCAGGGCCTGGTGGCCGAGACCCTCAACCTCAGCCAGCTTCCGGGCTACCGCACCGGCGGCACGATCCACATCGTGGTGAACAACCAGATCGGCTTCACCACCGCCCCGATCGACGCCCGGTCGACCCGGTACTGCACCGACGTCGCCAAGATGATCGAGGCCCCGATCTTCCACGTGAACGGCGAGGACCCCGAGGCCGTCGTCTTCGTCGGCGAGCTGGCGACCGACTTCCGCCAGCAGTTCGGCCGCGACGTCGTCATCGACATGGTCTGCTACCGCCGCCACGGCCACAACGAGGGCGACGAGCCGGGGTTCACCCAGCCCCTGATGTACGACAACATCAAGAACCGGATCAGCGTCCGGGAGATGTACACCGAGCAGCTCGTCACCTCGGGCGAACTGTCGAGCAAGGAGGCGGAGACCATCGCCGAGACCTTCGCCGACAAGCTCGGCCAGGTCCTTGCGGAGGTCAAGCGCGAGGGCGTCGAGCCCCGGACGATCTCGCCCGGCTATTCCTCGGGCCCCTGGGCCGACCTGACCCCCAACTTCTCGTTCACGCCGATCGAGACGGGCGTCTCCTACGACGTGATCAAGCAGATCACGGCCGTCGCCGCCGCCACGCCGCCGGGGTTCACCCCCAACCACAAGCTGGTCCGGATCTTCCAGGGCCGGGTCAAGACCGTCGATGAGCGGGGGTCGCTCGACTGGGCCCACGCCGAGGCACTGGCGTTCGGCTCCTTGCTGAAGGAGGGGACCCCCGTCCGCCTCAGCGGCCAGGACAGCCGTCGCGGCACGTTCAGTCAGCGGCACGCCGTCCTGATCGACCAGCTCACCGCCCAGCCCTGGATCCCGCTCAACAACCTGGGCGACGGCCAGGCCCAGTTCTGCGTCTACGACAGCTTCCTGTCTGAGGCCGCCGTGCTCGGCTTCGACTACGGCTACTCGCTCGACGAGCCCAACATGCTGATCATGTGGGAGGCCCAGTTCGGCGACTTCGCCAACGGCGCCCAGGTGATCGTCGACCAGTTCATCGCCTCCGCCGAGTCCAAGTGGGGCCGCGGCTCGGGCATCGTCATGCTGCTGCCGCACGGCTACGAAGGGCAGGGGCCCGAGCACTCCAGCGCCCGCCTGGAACGCTACCTCCAGCTCTGCGCCGAGGAGAACATCCAGGTCTGCGTCCCGTCGACCCCCGCGCAGTACTTCCACATGCTGCGGAGGCAGGTCCGGCGGAACTTCCGCAAGCCTCTGATCGTGATGACGCCCAAGAGCCTGCTCCGCCGCAAGGAGGCCGTCTCGCCCGTCGACCAACTGGTCGTCGGCAGCTTCCGCGACGTCCTCGACGACCCGACCCAGCCCAGGGCCGCCCGTCGGCTCATCCTCTGCTCGGGCAAGGTCTATTACGACCTGGCCGCCAAGCGGGCGGAGGCCGGCAAGGACAAGGACGTGGCGATCGTCCGCGTCGAGCAGCTCTACCCGTTCCCCGCCGAGGAGCTGAAGAAGACGCTCCTGGGCTATCCCGAGGTCCGGGACTGGGTCTGGGCGCAGGAAGAATCCCAGAACATGGGCGCCTGGTCGTTCATCGCGCCGAGGCTGGAGGAGCTGATGGGCTTCCCATTCCAGTACGTCGGCCGCGACGCCAGCGCCAGCCCGGCGACCGGTTCGAAGCTGATCCACGACCGCGAGCAGAACGAGTTGGTCGAAGCAGCCGTCGGCGCCGCGGTGCCGCACCTGGTCTGTGCAACCCCCGTCCGCGCCCTGGCCGCCGCCGGGTCGCGGGAAGGAGCCCGTTGA
- a CDS encoding lipoate--protein ligase family protein: MAPDASLLTLPTVHENLAFDEAMLVDADENDRGPLLRFWEQTDYAVVLGSSRRLHKEVDVDACREDGVTIARRTSGGGTVVIGPGALNVTVVLPMDYAPEMVTVDGTQTYILGRIAEAIRARGPAVEVKGSGDLTIAGRKFSGSAQRRLRRRALVHATILHEFSISRISRYLRIPERQPGYRESRTHEDFLMNVPLGRRILIESIRSAWPHPALLTTASDVPQVLLETLCVGKFSDRSWIERL; this comes from the coding sequence GTGGCTCCCGACGCATCTCTCCTCACCCTCCCCACCGTTCATGAGAACCTCGCGTTCGACGAGGCGATGCTCGTCGACGCCGATGAGAACGACCGGGGTCCGCTCCTAAGGTTCTGGGAGCAGACGGATTATGCCGTGGTTCTGGGCTCGTCGCGACGGCTTCACAAAGAGGTCGACGTGGACGCCTGCCGCGAGGACGGCGTGACGATCGCCCGACGGACCAGCGGCGGGGGGACCGTCGTGATCGGGCCGGGCGCGCTGAACGTCACGGTCGTCCTGCCGATGGATTACGCGCCCGAAATGGTCACGGTGGACGGCACCCAGACGTATATCCTCGGTCGCATCGCCGAGGCGATCCGCGCACGCGGGCCGGCGGTGGAGGTGAAGGGGTCGGGCGATCTGACGATCGCGGGCAGGAAGTTCTCGGGGAGCGCCCAGCGTCGGCTGCGGCGGCGGGCGCTCGTCCACGCAACGATCTTGCACGAATTTTCAATTTCGCGGATATCCCGGTATCTGCGGATTCCAGAGCGCCAGCCGGGGTATCGAGAGAGTCGTACGCACGAGGACTTCTTGATGAATGTTCCGTTAGGGCGTAGAATTCTCATCGAATCAATCCGCTCGGCGTGGCCCCACCCCGCCCTCCTCACGACGGCGTCGGATGTCCCCCAAGTTTTGCTCGAAACTCTGTGTGTCGGGAAGTTCTCGGACCGATCATGGATCGAGCGATTATGA
- a CDS encoding cytochrome c: MNRKWIILAASLTVGLGLSATAFSRSADDETELGKIMEKVQKHKATLTKAVRNVAAYKKSQEDVKKSAEEWAKLAKESKPHNEAVKAAKNVPEPQKKWDELMDAWAKESLKLAEIAGKADSEQKDAKDQLNTVNKTCTECHQAFRVDSADGGF, from the coding sequence ATGAATCGGAAATGGATCATCCTGGCCGCGAGCCTGACCGTCGGCCTCGGCCTCAGCGCGACGGCCTTCTCTCGCTCGGCCGACGACGAGACCGAGCTGGGCAAGATCATGGAGAAGGTCCAGAAGCACAAGGCGACCCTCACCAAGGCCGTCCGAAACGTCGCCGCGTACAAGAAGTCGCAGGAAGACGTCAAGAAGTCGGCCGAGGAGTGGGCCAAGCTCGCCAAGGAATCCAAGCCCCACAACGAGGCCGTCAAAGCCGCCAAGAACGTCCCTGAACCCCAGAAGAAGTGGGACGAACTGATGGACGCCTGGGCGAAGGAATCCCTGAAACTCGCCGAGATCGCCGGCAAGGCCGACTCCGAGCAGAAGGACGCCAAGGACCAGCTCAACACCGTCAACAAGACCTGCACCGAATGCCACCAGGCCTTCCGGGTCGACTCCGCGGACGGCGGGTTCTGA
- the purM gene encoding phosphoribosylformylglycinamidine cyclo-ligase, translating to MSEPLNYRSAGVDLSTYDETMARLPPLMRRTFTPRVMEWKDGFAGLFRLDAHIGLLSRTYRDPILVASTDGVGTKLKLAVATGRHDTVGIDLVAMSVNDCLCAGAEPLIFLDYVAMSKDDPELTAKVVQGISDGCIDAECALIGGETAILPEFYQPGEYDLAGFCLGVVERKHLLKGEEIRVGDKVIGLASSGLHSNGYSLARKIVLDHAKLNLDDHVEELGRTVADELLSPTRIYTRALKGTYRHYRVKRVIHGIAHITGGGLIDNPPRILPEGCGMRLTKGSWDVPPVFSWLQRLGGVAEEEMFRVFNMGIGLVLVVADYYAEAVVRHLAREAGVPSWIIGEVVPGNREVEWA from the coding sequence ATGAGCGAGCCACTGAATTATCGATCGGCGGGCGTGGACCTGAGCACCTATGACGAGACGATGGCCCGCCTTCCCCCTCTGATGCGGCGGACCTTCACCCCGCGCGTCATGGAGTGGAAGGACGGTTTCGCCGGCCTCTTCCGTCTGGACGCTCACATCGGCCTGCTCTCGCGGACGTATCGCGACCCGATCCTGGTGGCCTCCACCGACGGCGTCGGGACCAAGCTGAAGCTCGCCGTGGCCACCGGCCGGCACGACACCGTCGGCATCGATCTGGTCGCAATGTCGGTCAACGACTGCCTTTGCGCCGGGGCTGAGCCGCTCATCTTTCTCGACTACGTCGCCATGAGCAAGGACGATCCCGAGCTGACCGCCAAGGTCGTCCAGGGGATCAGCGACGGCTGCATCGACGCCGAATGCGCCCTGATCGGCGGCGAAACCGCCATCCTCCCCGAGTTCTACCAGCCCGGCGAGTACGACCTGGCGGGCTTCTGCCTGGGCGTCGTCGAGCGCAAGCATCTCCTCAAGGGGGAGGAAATCCGGGTCGGCGACAAGGTGATCGGCCTGGCGTCCTCCGGGCTGCACTCCAACGGCTACAGCCTCGCTCGCAAGATCGTCCTGGACCACGCCAAGCTCAACCTGGACGATCACGTCGAGGAACTCGGCCGGACCGTGGCCGACGAACTCCTCTCCCCCACCCGGATCTACACCCGCGCCCTCAAGGGGACGTATCGCCACTATCGAGTGAAGCGGGTCATCCACGGGATCGCCCACATCACGGGGGGCGGTTTGATCGACAATCCTCCGCGCATCCTCCCTGAGGGCTGTGGGATGCGTCTCACGAAGGGCTCGTGGGACGTCCCCCCCGTCTTCTCCTGGCTCCAGCGCCTGGGAGGGGTGGCCGAGGAAGAGATGTTCCGCGTCTTCAACATGGGGATCGGGCTTGTGCTGGTGGTCGCCGACTACTACGCCGAGGCCGTCGTCCGCCACCTCGCCCGCGAGGCCGGCGTCCCCTCGTGGATCATCGGCGAGGTCGTCCCCGGCAATCGCGAGGTCGAGTGGGCCTGA